One Cardiocondyla obscurior isolate alpha-2009 linkage group LG16, Cobs3.1, whole genome shotgun sequence genomic region harbors:
- the Mon2 gene encoding protein MON2 homolog isoform X2, protein MLTMASAATTVGGNPENATKFLEALQADLKVLASETKKKYPQIKESCEEGITKLRTASSNPGTPIYYIVNQILYPVVQGCESKDVKIIKFCLGMMQRLITQQAVDQKGARYITDTLWLLMESGTEEVKVLQTVTLLLTSNTIVHGDTLARNLVLCFRLHFTKDCTTINTAGATVRQLVSLVFERVVAEDEVNPDQLESDEVNLEELKIPTNQAPKGLGPCAADAYLMFQDLVQLVNADQPYWLIGITEMTRTFGLELLESVLTNFSSVFFKHPEFSFLLKERVCALVIKLFSPNIKYRNSVPASLQQATPLDKPYFPISMRLLRVVSILIQKYHSLLVTECEIFLSLIVKFLDPDKPIWQRALALEVLHKMTVQADLLTNFCECYDLKPHATNIFQDIVNSLGAYVHSLFVNPQMMNQTSTVSTTMPQSTGSSLFTGMPIGPGVSPQPGFYSRGIWLPVVATFTSGQAKPTYLEMLDKIEPPQIPGGYGISIAYACLLDIIRSIALAINGSKDDNGETQIYQPSESERKLHVQLINSSWCGLLAALSPLIDASTDESATENVLKAIQTFASLCGQLDLQTPRDAFITAICKASLPPNYALTVLYNAPQGIPTARQQDSMQYNLTMGEPDYRQQVVAVGTPLPTASLPIGAHQGPVMLTAKNLQCMRALLSLAHCHGSILGSAWHLVLTTLQHLVWILGLKPSTGGSLKAGKTAADPNAVLTNAVMADLPVLSAMLSRLFESSQHLDDVALHHLIDALCKLSHEAMELAYSNREPSLFAVAKLLETGLVNLPRVEVLWRPLTNHLLEVCQHPHIRMREWGVEAITYLVKMALQHKYPQPLRDNQKLQTLLLGPLSELSSVRHGDVRQRQLECVLQVLHGAGETLYHGWPLVLGIIGAVSDHHGEALVRIAFQCLQLVVTDFLPVMPWRCLPLCVDTAAKFGSQTQELNISLTAVGLMWNISDYFYQNQEKLCVCLRGDSSSVFPDFPGTTNMPPFDKLWMCLYARLGDLCVDSRPAVRKSASQTLFSTISAHGSLLHQPTWQAVLWQVLFPLLDKVRSLSNSASSEKVDTSGNILIHHSRNTAQKQWAETQVLTLSGVARVFNTKRQLLQMLGDFPRAWSLLLEFIENSALSKNNEVSLAALKSFQEILFQPKGSEGTEVIQLNDSEGLWTVTWRVWLNIGMESTAPPQEGDIEPYVPSQAFLTALMHIFPGVFQHIRNKFTGPDLQKLCIVLKNTVAVPVHGESTPYILPSVPDVVLTHLQDEVLHSMELLQKEALSGPENLRTMIVLIFLQLLSFSKLACEAPTYGKIPTKHISQIRGVSADWVTMNYVPFGEKALSMVVNLYQKTAHEMAVIDGQVLKHIVEALHVPLAIKYACPSATTWKLAVTSLLAVLHTGLPLARKYPEQFQSMWLELASTLDDFLFPKSVLNVERGVEEIQADEAVDCQVMELLRDEVLPHSQHIPHQFILRVVMLLNKGSIHSATTANIENGAETKLREEFAKTCFETLLQFSLLDGLNNDTENSPKKSSESDEGGIAGRLAVTALLHRFQEVLRRYIESERRSGKCPLPRYRLSEISFVLKAVATLVVSLKKAPPNKVERSVWEQLIGLYPCLVECTIATTSGQVSRSLREALLQYHDLLRAPVHSTPTPNGV, encoded by the exons ATGTTGACGATGGCGAGTGCCGCTACCACCGTCGGGGGCAACCCGGAGAACGCCACCAAGTTCCTAGAGGCCCTGCAAGCGGACCTGAAGGTCCTTGCCTCAGAGACCAAGAAAAAGTACCCGCAAATTAAGGAG TCGTGCGAGGAAGGAATAACCAAGTTGAGAACAGCTTCAAGTAACCCAGGGACACcaatatattacattgtaaATCAAATACTTTATCCTGTAGTTCAAGGATGTGAGAGTAAGgatgtaaaaattatcaag TTTTGCCTGGGCATGATGCAAAGACTAATAACACAACAGGCAGTAGACCAGAAAGGTGCTCGATACATTACCGACACTCTGTGGTTATTGATGGAATCTGGTACAGAAGAAGTTAAAGTTTTGCAAACTGTAACATTGTTGCTTACAAGTAATACCATAGTGCATGGAGATACATTAGCAAGA AACTTGGTGCTTTGTTTTCGATTACATTTCACAAAAGACTGTACAACGATAAATACAGCCGGTGCTACTGTAAGACAATTAGTATCTTTGGTATTTGAAAGAGTAGTTGCCGAGGATGAAGTAAATCCTGATCAGTTAGAATCTGATGAAGTAAATTTAGAGGAACTCAAAATTCCAACAAATCAAGCGCCTAAAGGTCTCGGTCCTTGCGCTGCAGATGCATATTTGATGTTTCAG gatttAGTGCAGCTAGTAAATGCTGATCAACCGTATTGGCTGATAGGCATTACTGAAATGACTAGAACTTTTGGTTTGGAATTGTTAGAATCggttttaacaaatttttcatctgttttttttaag CATCCAGAGTTTAGtttcttattaaaagaaagagtGTGTGCACTTGTGATAAAACTATTTTCACCTAACATCAAATATCGTAATTCGGTACCGGCGTCTTTACAACAAGCTACACCTTTAGATAAACCGTACTTTCCTATTAGCATGAGGCTGTTGCGAGTTGTATCCATTTTGATACAGAAATATCATTCCTTATTG GTAACAGAGTGTGAAATATTCTTATCCTTAATTGTAAAGTTTTTGGATCCCGATAAACCTATCTGGCAGAGAGCTTTAGCATTAGAAGTTTTACACAAAATGACAGTTCAAGCGGATTTACTAACGAATTTCTGTGAATGTTACGATTTAAAGCCACATgctacaaatatttttcaagatatTGTCAATAGCTTAGGCGCATATGTACATAGCCTCTTTGTAAATCCGCAGATGATGAATCAAACAAGCACGG TAAGTACGACTATGCCTCAAAGCACAGGTTCGTCATTATTCACAGGAATGCCTATTGGGCCTGGTGTATCACCTCAACCTGGTTTTTATTCGCGTGGTATTTGGTTGCCAGTAGTAGCGACATTTACAAGCGGACAGGCTAAACCAACTTA ttTGGAAATGTTGGATAAAATTGAACCGCCGCAAATACCGGGTGGTTATGGAATCAGTATAGCTTATGCATGTTTATTAGACATCATAAGATCGATTGCATTGGCGATAAATGGATCGAAAGACGACAATGGCGAAACTCAAATTTATCAGCCCAGCGAATCAGAACGCAAGCTTCATGTACAATTAATCAATTCTAGTTGGTGCGGTCTCTTGGCAGCTCTTAGTCCATTAATAGATGCTAG TACAGACGAATCGGCAaccgaaaatgttttaaaagcaATTCAAACTTTTGCGTCCCTTTGCGGTCAGTTGGATTTGCAAACGCCTCGAGATGCTTTTATTACTGCTATATGTAAAGCATCTCTGCCGCCTAATTATGCCTTGACGGTACTGTACAATGCACCTCAAGGCATACCCACCGCGAGACAACAGGACTCAATGCAATATAACTTGACAATGGGTGAGCCCGATTATAGACAGCAAGTAGTGGCCGTGGGTACGCCATTACCAACGGCATCACTACCGATTG gtGCTCATCAAGGTCCCGTCATGTTAACTGCAAAAAATCTGCAATGCATGCGTGCATTGTTATCACTGGCCCATTGTCACGGTAGTATACTTGGCAGCGCATGGCATTTGGTACTTACTACTCTTCAACATCTCGTTTGGATACTTGGTCTAAAACCTTCCACGGGTGGATCGTTAAAAGCTGGAAAAACTGCAGCTGATCCAAATGCTGTGCTAACGAACGCAGTTATGGCAGATCTACCTGTACTCAGCGCTATGCTCAGTAGATTATTCGAGAGCAGTCAACATCTTGACGACGTTGCTTTGCATCATTTGATAGACGCCTTGTGCAAATTAAGCCACGAGGCTATGGAGCTGGCGTATTCTAACCGTGAACCTTCTCTATTTGCCGTTGCTAAGCTTCTAGAGACAGGTTTAGTAAACTTACCACGCGTGGAAGTGCTTTGGAGACCATTGACAAATCATTTATTAGAAGTTTGTCAACATCCGCATATTCGTATGAGAGAGTGGGGCGTGGAAGCCATCACATACCTTGTCAAAATGGCCCTTCAGCATAAATATCCGCAACCACTTCGCGACAATCAGAAATTACAAACGTTACTGTTAGGACCATTATCTGAATTATCATCTGTACGTCACGGTGATGTTAGACAACGACAATTAGAATGCGTCTTGCAAGTACTTCACGGCGCTGGAGAAACGCTATACCATGGCTGGCCTTTAGTCCTCGGTATTATAGGAGCGGTTTCCGATCATCATGGAGAAGCCTTGGTACGCATAGCTTTCCAATGCTTACAGTTGGTTGTAACCGACTTTTTGCCGGTAATGCCTTGGCGATGTCTTCCACTGTGCGTCGATACAGCCGCTAAATTTGGATCGCAAACACAAGAATTAAACATCTCGCTTACAGCAGTCGGTTTAATGTGGAACATAAGTGACTACTTTTATCAGAATCAAGAAAAATTGTGTGTCTGCTTGCGCGGCGATTCGTCATCGGTATTCCCTGACTTTCCGGGCACAACAAATATGCCACCGTTCGATAAACTCTGGATGTGTCTTTATGCAAGATTGGGAGATTTATGCGTCGATTCGCGACCAGCTGTACGCAAATCGGCAAGTCAGACTCTATTCTCCACCATATCCGCACACGGTAGTCTTCTGCATCAACCTACATGGCAGGCTGTGCTCTGGCAAGTGTTGTTTCCATTGTTAGATAAAGTAAGAAGTTTATCAAATTCAGCCAGCAGCGAAAAAGTTGACACCAGTGGAAATATACTTATTCACCACAGCAGAAATACAGCGCAAAAGCAATGGGCGGAGACACAAGTTTTAACATTAAGTGGCGTAGCTAGAGTGTTTAATACAAAACGTCAACTGTTGCAAATGTTAGGAGACTTTCCCAGAGCATGGTCGTTACTTCTCGAGTTTATTGAGAATTCAGCGCTCAGTAAAAACAACGAGGTATCATTAGCGGCATTAAAGTCATTTCAGGAGATTCTCTTTCAACCGAAAGGAAGCGAAGGCACCGAGGTGATTCAATTAAACGATTCAGAAGGCTTATGGACGGTGACGTGGCGTGTATGGCTCAATATTGGAATGGAAAGTACCGCACCCCCACAGGAAGGCGATATCGAGCCTTACGTACCGTCCCAGGCATTTTTAACTGCATTGATGCACATATTTCCAGGCGTTTTCCAacatattagaaataaattcacaGGTCCTGATCTACAGAAATTATGTATCGTCCTAAAGAACACAGTGGCTGTTCCAGTACACGGCGAATCGACGCCGTATATTTTGCCATCGGTACCCGACGTAGTTCTCACTCATTTGCAAGACGAGGTGCTGCATTCTATGGAACTTTTGCAAAAAGAAGCGCTGAGTGGCCCGGAAAATTTACGCACGATGATTGTCTTAATATTCCTTCAATTATTGAGCTTTTCTAAATTGGCATGCGAAGCTCCGACTTACGGCAAAATTCCTACGAAGCACATCTCTCAGATTAGAGGCGTGTCCGCCGATTGGGTCACGATGAATTACGTTCCGTTCGGCGAGAAAGCTTTATCGATGGTCGTGAATTTGTATCAAAAAACTGCGCACGAGATGGCCGTGATCGACGGTCAGGTGCTGAAACACATTGTGGAGGCGTTGCATGTGCCGTTAGCTATCAAGTATGCATGCCCGTCCGCGACCACGTGGAAGCTGGCCGTGACTAGTCTCTTGGCTGTTTTACACACTGGACTGCCGCTCGCAAGAAAGTATCCCGAACAATTCCAGAGTATGTGGCTCGAGCTCGCGAGCACGCTGGACGATTTCTTATTTCCAAAAAG CGTACTGAATGTAGAACGAGGGGTAGAAGAAATCCAAGCCGACGAAGCGGTAGATTGTCAAGTGATGGAATTACTGAGGGACGAAGTGTTACCACATTCTCAGCACATACCTCATCAATTCATACTGAGGGTTGTTATGCTTTTAAATAAAGGTTCCATACATTCGGCCACCACTGCAAATAttg agaatGGAGCAGAAACGAAATTACGGGAAGAATTCGCAAAGACTTGCTTTGAAactttattgcaattttctcTGTTGGATGGACTAAACAATGACACGGAAAATAGCCCTAAGAAGAGTTCAGAGAGTGACGAAGGTGGAATCGCCGGACGTTTGGCGGTTACGGCCCTTTTGCACAGATTTCAAGAAGTTCTACGGCGATATATTGAAAGCGAGAGACGAAGTGGAAAGTGCCCTTTGCCTAG GTACAGATTATCGGAAATATCGTTCGTCCTGAAAGCTGTCGCTACTCTTGTGGTATCGCTCAAGAAAGCGCCTCCCAATAAAG TTGAAAGATCGGTATGGGAACAACTAATCGGATTATATCCATGTTTGGTAGAATGTACGATTGCAACTACTTCTGGTCAAGTATCTAGATCCTTGCGAGAGGCTTTGTTACAGTATCACGATTTATTGCGAGCTCCAGTTCATAGCACACCAACCCCGAATGGCGTTTGA
- the Mon2 gene encoding protein MON2 homolog isoform X3, translating into MLTMASAATTVGGNPENATKFLEALQADLKVLASETKKKYPQIKESCEEGITKLRTASSNPGTPIYYIVNQILYPVVQGCESKDVKIIKFCLGMMQRLITQQAVDQKGARYITDTLWLLMESGTEEVKVLQTVTLLLTSNTIVHGDTLARNLVLCFRLHFTKDCTTINTAGATVRQLVSLVFERVVAEDEVNPDQLESDEVNLEELKIPTNQAPKGLGPCAADAYLMFQDLVQLVNADQPYWLIGITEMTRTFGLELLESVLTNFSSVFFKHPEFSFLLKERVCALVIKLFSPNIKYRNSVPASLQQATPLDKPYFPISMRLLRVVSILIQKYHSLLVTECEIFLSLIVKFLDPDKPIWQRALALEVLHKMTVQADLLTNFCECYDLKPHATNIFQDIVNSLGAYVHSLFVNPQMMNQTSTAVSTTMPQSTGSSLFTGMPIGPGVSPQPGFYSRGIWLPVVATFTSGQAKPTYLEMLDKIEPPQIPGGYGISIAYACLLDIIRSIALAINGSKDDNGETQIYQPSESERKLHVQLINSSWCGLLAALSPLIDASTDESATENVLKAIQTFASLCGQLDLQTPRDAFITAICKASLPPNYALTVLYNAPQGIPTARQQDSMQYNLTMGEPDYRQQVVAVGTPLPTASLPIGAHQGPVMLTAKNLQCMRALLSLAHCHGSILGSAWHLVLTTLQHLVWILGLKPSTGGSLKAGKTAADPNAVLTNAVMADLPVLSAMLSRLFESSQHLDDVALHHLIDALCKLSHEAMELAYSNREPSLFAVAKLLETGLVNLPRVEVLWRPLTNHLLEVCQHPHIRMREWGVEAITYLVKMALQHKYPQPLRDNQKLQTLLLGPLSELSSVRHGDVRQRQLECVLQVLHGAGETLYHGWPLVLGIIGAVSDHHGEALVRIAFQCLQLVVTDFLPVMPWRCLPLCVDTAAKFGSQTQELNISLTAVGLMWNISDYFYQNQEKLCVCLRGDSSSVFPDFPGTTNMPPFDKLWMCLYARLGDLCVDSRPAVRKSASQTLFSTISAHGSLLHQPTWQAVLWQVLFPLLDKVRSLSNSASSEKVDTSGNILIHHSRNTAQKQWAETQVLTLSGVARVFNTKRQLLQMLGDFPRAWSLLLEFIENSALSKNNEVSLAALKSFQEILFQPKGSEGTEVIQLNDSEGLWTVTWRVWLNIGMESTAPPQEGDIEPYVPSQAFLTALMHIFPGVFQHIRNKFTGPDLQKLCIVLKNTVAVPVHGESTPYILPSVPDVVLTHLQDEVLHSMELLQKEALSGPENLRTMIVLIFLQLLSFSKLACEAPTYGKIPTKHISQIRGVSADWVTMNYVPFGEKALSMVVNLYQKTAHEMAVIDGQVLKHIVEALHVPLAIKYACPSATTWKLAVTSLLAVLHTGLPLARKYPEQFQSMWLELASTLDDFLFPKSVLNVERGVEEIQADEAVDCQVMELLRDEVLPHSQHIPHQFILRVVMLLNKGSIHSATTANIENGAETKLREEFAKTCFETLLQFSLLDGLNNDTENSPKKSSESDEGGIAGRLAVTALLHRFQEVLRRYIESERRSGKCPLPRLSEISFVLKAVATLVVSLKKAPPNKVERSVWEQLIGLYPCLVECTIATTSGQVSRSLREALLQYHDLLRAPVHSTPTPNGV; encoded by the exons ATGTTGACGATGGCGAGTGCCGCTACCACCGTCGGGGGCAACCCGGAGAACGCCACCAAGTTCCTAGAGGCCCTGCAAGCGGACCTGAAGGTCCTTGCCTCAGAGACCAAGAAAAAGTACCCGCAAATTAAGGAG TCGTGCGAGGAAGGAATAACCAAGTTGAGAACAGCTTCAAGTAACCCAGGGACACcaatatattacattgtaaATCAAATACTTTATCCTGTAGTTCAAGGATGTGAGAGTAAGgatgtaaaaattatcaag TTTTGCCTGGGCATGATGCAAAGACTAATAACACAACAGGCAGTAGACCAGAAAGGTGCTCGATACATTACCGACACTCTGTGGTTATTGATGGAATCTGGTACAGAAGAAGTTAAAGTTTTGCAAACTGTAACATTGTTGCTTACAAGTAATACCATAGTGCATGGAGATACATTAGCAAGA AACTTGGTGCTTTGTTTTCGATTACATTTCACAAAAGACTGTACAACGATAAATACAGCCGGTGCTACTGTAAGACAATTAGTATCTTTGGTATTTGAAAGAGTAGTTGCCGAGGATGAAGTAAATCCTGATCAGTTAGAATCTGATGAAGTAAATTTAGAGGAACTCAAAATTCCAACAAATCAAGCGCCTAAAGGTCTCGGTCCTTGCGCTGCAGATGCATATTTGATGTTTCAG gatttAGTGCAGCTAGTAAATGCTGATCAACCGTATTGGCTGATAGGCATTACTGAAATGACTAGAACTTTTGGTTTGGAATTGTTAGAATCggttttaacaaatttttcatctgttttttttaag CATCCAGAGTTTAGtttcttattaaaagaaagagtGTGTGCACTTGTGATAAAACTATTTTCACCTAACATCAAATATCGTAATTCGGTACCGGCGTCTTTACAACAAGCTACACCTTTAGATAAACCGTACTTTCCTATTAGCATGAGGCTGTTGCGAGTTGTATCCATTTTGATACAGAAATATCATTCCTTATTG GTAACAGAGTGTGAAATATTCTTATCCTTAATTGTAAAGTTTTTGGATCCCGATAAACCTATCTGGCAGAGAGCTTTAGCATTAGAAGTTTTACACAAAATGACAGTTCAAGCGGATTTACTAACGAATTTCTGTGAATGTTACGATTTAAAGCCACATgctacaaatatttttcaagatatTGTCAATAGCTTAGGCGCATATGTACATAGCCTCTTTGTAAATCCGCAGATGATGAATCAAACAAGCACGG CAGTAAGTACGACTATGCCTCAAAGCACAGGTTCGTCATTATTCACAGGAATGCCTATTGGGCCTGGTGTATCACCTCAACCTGGTTTTTATTCGCGTGGTATTTGGTTGCCAGTAGTAGCGACATTTACAAGCGGACAGGCTAAACCAACTTA ttTGGAAATGTTGGATAAAATTGAACCGCCGCAAATACCGGGTGGTTATGGAATCAGTATAGCTTATGCATGTTTATTAGACATCATAAGATCGATTGCATTGGCGATAAATGGATCGAAAGACGACAATGGCGAAACTCAAATTTATCAGCCCAGCGAATCAGAACGCAAGCTTCATGTACAATTAATCAATTCTAGTTGGTGCGGTCTCTTGGCAGCTCTTAGTCCATTAATAGATGCTAG TACAGACGAATCGGCAaccgaaaatgttttaaaagcaATTCAAACTTTTGCGTCCCTTTGCGGTCAGTTGGATTTGCAAACGCCTCGAGATGCTTTTATTACTGCTATATGTAAAGCATCTCTGCCGCCTAATTATGCCTTGACGGTACTGTACAATGCACCTCAAGGCATACCCACCGCGAGACAACAGGACTCAATGCAATATAACTTGACAATGGGTGAGCCCGATTATAGACAGCAAGTAGTGGCCGTGGGTACGCCATTACCAACGGCATCACTACCGATTG gtGCTCATCAAGGTCCCGTCATGTTAACTGCAAAAAATCTGCAATGCATGCGTGCATTGTTATCACTGGCCCATTGTCACGGTAGTATACTTGGCAGCGCATGGCATTTGGTACTTACTACTCTTCAACATCTCGTTTGGATACTTGGTCTAAAACCTTCCACGGGTGGATCGTTAAAAGCTGGAAAAACTGCAGCTGATCCAAATGCTGTGCTAACGAACGCAGTTATGGCAGATCTACCTGTACTCAGCGCTATGCTCAGTAGATTATTCGAGAGCAGTCAACATCTTGACGACGTTGCTTTGCATCATTTGATAGACGCCTTGTGCAAATTAAGCCACGAGGCTATGGAGCTGGCGTATTCTAACCGTGAACCTTCTCTATTTGCCGTTGCTAAGCTTCTAGAGACAGGTTTAGTAAACTTACCACGCGTGGAAGTGCTTTGGAGACCATTGACAAATCATTTATTAGAAGTTTGTCAACATCCGCATATTCGTATGAGAGAGTGGGGCGTGGAAGCCATCACATACCTTGTCAAAATGGCCCTTCAGCATAAATATCCGCAACCACTTCGCGACAATCAGAAATTACAAACGTTACTGTTAGGACCATTATCTGAATTATCATCTGTACGTCACGGTGATGTTAGACAACGACAATTAGAATGCGTCTTGCAAGTACTTCACGGCGCTGGAGAAACGCTATACCATGGCTGGCCTTTAGTCCTCGGTATTATAGGAGCGGTTTCCGATCATCATGGAGAAGCCTTGGTACGCATAGCTTTCCAATGCTTACAGTTGGTTGTAACCGACTTTTTGCCGGTAATGCCTTGGCGATGTCTTCCACTGTGCGTCGATACAGCCGCTAAATTTGGATCGCAAACACAAGAATTAAACATCTCGCTTACAGCAGTCGGTTTAATGTGGAACATAAGTGACTACTTTTATCAGAATCAAGAAAAATTGTGTGTCTGCTTGCGCGGCGATTCGTCATCGGTATTCCCTGACTTTCCGGGCACAACAAATATGCCACCGTTCGATAAACTCTGGATGTGTCTTTATGCAAGATTGGGAGATTTATGCGTCGATTCGCGACCAGCTGTACGCAAATCGGCAAGTCAGACTCTATTCTCCACCATATCCGCACACGGTAGTCTTCTGCATCAACCTACATGGCAGGCTGTGCTCTGGCAAGTGTTGTTTCCATTGTTAGATAAAGTAAGAAGTTTATCAAATTCAGCCAGCAGCGAAAAAGTTGACACCAGTGGAAATATACTTATTCACCACAGCAGAAATACAGCGCAAAAGCAATGGGCGGAGACACAAGTTTTAACATTAAGTGGCGTAGCTAGAGTGTTTAATACAAAACGTCAACTGTTGCAAATGTTAGGAGACTTTCCCAGAGCATGGTCGTTACTTCTCGAGTTTATTGAGAATTCAGCGCTCAGTAAAAACAACGAGGTATCATTAGCGGCATTAAAGTCATTTCAGGAGATTCTCTTTCAACCGAAAGGAAGCGAAGGCACCGAGGTGATTCAATTAAACGATTCAGAAGGCTTATGGACGGTGACGTGGCGTGTATGGCTCAATATTGGAATGGAAAGTACCGCACCCCCACAGGAAGGCGATATCGAGCCTTACGTACCGTCCCAGGCATTTTTAACTGCATTGATGCACATATTTCCAGGCGTTTTCCAacatattagaaataaattcacaGGTCCTGATCTACAGAAATTATGTATCGTCCTAAAGAACACAGTGGCTGTTCCAGTACACGGCGAATCGACGCCGTATATTTTGCCATCGGTACCCGACGTAGTTCTCACTCATTTGCAAGACGAGGTGCTGCATTCTATGGAACTTTTGCAAAAAGAAGCGCTGAGTGGCCCGGAAAATTTACGCACGATGATTGTCTTAATATTCCTTCAATTATTGAGCTTTTCTAAATTGGCATGCGAAGCTCCGACTTACGGCAAAATTCCTACGAAGCACATCTCTCAGATTAGAGGCGTGTCCGCCGATTGGGTCACGATGAATTACGTTCCGTTCGGCGAGAAAGCTTTATCGATGGTCGTGAATTTGTATCAAAAAACTGCGCACGAGATGGCCGTGATCGACGGTCAGGTGCTGAAACACATTGTGGAGGCGTTGCATGTGCCGTTAGCTATCAAGTATGCATGCCCGTCCGCGACCACGTGGAAGCTGGCCGTGACTAGTCTCTTGGCTGTTTTACACACTGGACTGCCGCTCGCAAGAAAGTATCCCGAACAATTCCAGAGTATGTGGCTCGAGCTCGCGAGCACGCTGGACGATTTCTTATTTCCAAAAAG CGTACTGAATGTAGAACGAGGGGTAGAAGAAATCCAAGCCGACGAAGCGGTAGATTGTCAAGTGATGGAATTACTGAGGGACGAAGTGTTACCACATTCTCAGCACATACCTCATCAATTCATACTGAGGGTTGTTATGCTTTTAAATAAAGGTTCCATACATTCGGCCACCACTGCAAATAttg agaatGGAGCAGAAACGAAATTACGGGAAGAATTCGCAAAGACTTGCTTTGAAactttattgcaattttctcTGTTGGATGGACTAAACAATGACACGGAAAATAGCCCTAAGAAGAGTTCAGAGAGTGACGAAGGTGGAATCGCCGGACGTTTGGCGGTTACGGCCCTTTTGCACAGATTTCAAGAAGTTCTACGGCGATATATTGAAAGCGAGAGACGAAGTGGAAAGTGCCCTTTGCCTAG ATTATCGGAAATATCGTTCGTCCTGAAAGCTGTCGCTACTCTTGTGGTATCGCTCAAGAAAGCGCCTCCCAATAAAG TTGAAAGATCGGTATGGGAACAACTAATCGGATTATATCCATGTTTGGTAGAATGTACGATTGCAACTACTTCTGGTCAAGTATCTAGATCCTTGCGAGAGGCTTTGTTACAGTATCACGATTTATTGCGAGCTCCAGTTCATAGCACACCAACCCCGAATGGCGTTTGA